From one Acidobacteriota bacterium genomic stretch:
- a CDS encoding long-chain fatty acid--CoA ligase, producing the protein MRPPPYRSITDLFLARVAATPDAPAFLHPAEGTWRTLSWRETASRVRDLACGLLSLGLAPGDRVAIVSSTRLEWILADLAIGCAGGVTATVYPVSTEEDTSFILTDSRAAIVFAEDAAQARRIASRSDALPRLRHLVLFDVSAGLPGDTLSLLDLAALGRAWDAANPGGFEAAASAAGPADLATLIYTSGTTGRPKGVELPHDCWLFEIESIGSLGLLGPDDLQFLWLPLSHVFGKVCVTLGIGFGFPTAVDGRVDRIGANLASVKPTFVCVVPRIFEKVHARILEQARAGGKVKAAIFNWALSVGIEVARRRSEGRRVGALLGVQRRIADALVFRKVRQRFGGRLRFFICGSVALARELTEFFAAFGVTILEGYGLSESTAMTVSNLPDRNRWGTVGLPIPGIEVSFAGDGEILLRGRGIMRGYFGLPEETARTLDPDGWLHTGDIGALDAAGHLTITDRKKDMIKTSGGKFVAPQHVEGMLKLETSLIGQVLLHGEGRRFCTALVSLSEEDLLSWARTEGPVDATYAELVRDERIVTLIHRHVEHVNANLARHEAIRRWAILPAELKVETGELTPSLKVRRRVVEQKYRDVLESLYAETPPPDPA; encoded by the coding sequence ATGAGACCGCCCCCGTACCGCTCGATCACCGACCTCTTCCTCGCGCGCGTCGCCGCGACGCCGGACGCGCCCGCGTTTCTGCATCCCGCGGAAGGGACGTGGAGGACCTTGTCGTGGCGCGAGACGGCGTCGCGCGTCCGCGACCTCGCCTGCGGGCTCCTGTCTCTCGGCCTCGCGCCCGGCGACCGCGTGGCCATCGTCTCGTCCACGCGGCTCGAGTGGATCCTCGCGGACCTCGCGATCGGCTGCGCCGGCGGCGTCACGGCGACGGTCTACCCCGTCTCGACCGAGGAGGACACGTCCTTCATCCTGACCGACTCGCGGGCCGCGATCGTCTTCGCCGAGGACGCCGCGCAGGCGCGGCGGATCGCGAGCCGCAGCGACGCGCTCCCCCGCCTCCGCCATCTCGTCCTGTTCGACGTGTCGGCCGGCCTTCCGGGCGACACGCTGTCCCTCCTCGACCTCGCGGCCCTCGGGCGCGCGTGGGACGCGGCGAACCCCGGCGGGTTCGAGGCCGCCGCCTCGGCCGCCGGGCCGGCCGATCTCGCGACGCTCATCTACACGTCCGGAACCACCGGTCGGCCCAAGGGCGTCGAGCTGCCGCACGACTGCTGGCTCTTCGAGATCGAGTCCATCGGCTCGCTCGGCCTCCTCGGGCCTGACGACCTCCAGTTCCTCTGGCTCCCTCTCTCGCACGTGTTCGGCAAGGTGTGCGTGACGCTCGGCATCGGCTTCGGCTTTCCCACGGCCGTCGACGGCCGCGTCGATCGCATCGGCGCGAATCTCGCGTCCGTGAAGCCCACGTTCGTCTGCGTCGTGCCGCGCATCTTCGAGAAGGTGCACGCGAGGATCCTCGAACAGGCCCGCGCGGGCGGGAAGGTGAAGGCCGCGATCTTCAACTGGGCCCTGTCGGTCGGAATCGAGGTCGCGCGGCGCCGGAGCGAGGGGCGGCGCGTCGGAGCGCTTCTCGGGGTGCAGCGCCGGATCGCGGACGCTCTCGTCTTCCGGAAAGTCCGGCAGCGCTTCGGCGGGCGCCTCCGCTTCTTCATCTGCGGCAGCGTCGCCCTCGCGCGCGAGCTCACCGAATTCTTCGCCGCGTTCGGCGTCACGATCCTCGAAGGCTACGGCCTCTCCGAATCGACGGCGATGACCGTCTCCAACCTGCCGGACCGGAACCGCTGGGGCACGGTCGGGCTCCCGATCCCCGGCATCGAGGTGTCGTTCGCGGGGGACGGCGAGATCCTGCTGCGCGGGCGCGGGATCATGCGCGGCTACTTCGGCCTCCCGGAAGAGACGGCCCGCACCCTGGACCCCGACGGCTGGCTCCATACGGGCGACATCGGCGCCCTCGACGCGGCCGGCCACCTCACGATCACCGACCGGAAGAAGGACATGATCAAGACCTCGGGCGGGAAGTTCGTCGCGCCGCAGCACGTCGAGGGAATGCTGAAGCTCGAGACGTCGCTCATCGGCCAGGTCCTCCTGCACGGCGAAGGGCGCCGTTTCTGCACCGCGCTCGTGAGCCTCTCCGAGGAGGACCTTCTTTCGTGGGCGCGGACCGAGGGCCCGGTCGACGCGACCTATGCGGAGCTCGTGCGCGACGAGCGCATCGTCACGCTCATCCACCGGCACGTCGAACACGTGAACGCGAACCTGGCGCGCCACGAGGCGATTCGCCGCTGGGCAATCCTGCCCGCGGAGCTGAAGGTCGAGACCGGCGAGCTGACCCCGAGCCTGAAGGTGCGCCGCCGGGTCGTCGAGCAAAAGTACCGCGACGTGCTCGAAAGCCTCTACGCCGAGACGCCGCCTCCGGACCCTGCCTAG
- a CDS encoding CocE/NonD family hydrolase, whose translation MRDGVKLHTVILVPKGAKSAPMLLTRTPYDADALTKRNESSHLGMALDGYDNPVETVVEGGYIRVAQDVRGKHGSEGDYVMNRPLHGPQNPTPVDHATDTWDTIDWLVKNVPESNGKVGILGISYDGFTPLMALVNPHPALKCSVPMNPMVDGWRGDDWFHNGAFRQIGGLSYHYDQEASRKSEVKWWSSHYDDYAAYLEAGTAGELGRRRGLEQVGMWRKILAHPTYDAFWQDQALDRILAAQPLKVPVLIVHSLFDQEDIYGAPAVYKAIEPKDAKNDMVFLVLGPWHHGQEIREGSALGAVKWDSDTALWFRRNVLGPFLDEHLKDGAPKSGIAPVTAFETGTNAWRRLNAWPAGCESGCAPKATPLYVAAGQRASFEAPKAGAPAFSEYVSDPAKPVPFRGRPYPVSSYENNTAWRTWLVTDQREVATRPDVLVFETEVLTAPVKIAGEPVANLVASTSGSDSDWVVKLIDVYPPEVPLQPAMGGYQLPVAMDVFRGRYRESFETPKALESGKPLAYRFALPNANHVFKKGHRIMVQVQSTWFPLYDRNPQTFVPSIFWAKPADFVKATQRIYHAPGQASFVELPLVTAP comes from the coding sequence ATGCGCGACGGCGTGAAGCTTCACACGGTGATCCTCGTGCCGAAGGGGGCGAAGTCCGCGCCCATGCTCCTCACGCGCACGCCGTACGACGCGGACGCGCTCACGAAGCGCAACGAAAGCTCGCACCTCGGGATGGCGCTCGACGGCTACGACAACCCGGTCGAGACCGTCGTCGAGGGCGGGTACATCCGCGTTGCGCAGGACGTGCGCGGCAAGCACGGCTCCGAGGGCGACTACGTCATGAACCGGCCGCTCCACGGGCCGCAGAACCCGACGCCCGTCGACCACGCGACGGACACGTGGGACACGATCGACTGGCTCGTGAAGAACGTCCCCGAGTCGAACGGGAAGGTCGGGATCCTCGGGATCTCCTACGACGGCTTCACGCCGCTCATGGCGCTCGTGAACCCGCACCCGGCGCTCAAGTGCTCCGTGCCGATGAACCCGATGGTGGACGGCTGGCGCGGCGATGACTGGTTCCACAACGGCGCGTTCCGGCAGATCGGCGGGCTGTCGTACCACTACGACCAGGAAGCGTCGCGCAAGAGCGAGGTGAAGTGGTGGTCCTCGCACTACGACGACTACGCGGCGTACCTCGAGGCGGGAACGGCGGGCGAGTTGGGGCGCCGCCGCGGCCTCGAGCAGGTCGGGATGTGGCGGAAAATCCTCGCGCATCCGACCTACGACGCGTTCTGGCAGGACCAGGCCCTGGACCGGATCCTCGCCGCGCAGCCGCTCAAGGTTCCCGTGCTGATCGTCCACAGCCTCTTCGACCAGGAGGACATCTACGGGGCGCCCGCCGTCTACAAGGCGATCGAGCCGAAGGACGCGAAGAACGACATGGTTTTCCTCGTCCTCGGGCCGTGGCACCACGGGCAGGAGATTCGCGAGGGGAGCGCGCTCGGCGCCGTGAAGTGGGATTCCGACACGGCGCTCTGGTTCCGGCGAAACGTCCTCGGGCCGTTCCTCGACGAGCACCTCAAGGACGGCGCCCCGAAGTCCGGGATCGCGCCGGTGACCGCGTTCGAGACGGGCACGAACGCGTGGCGCCGCCTGAACGCCTGGCCCGCGGGCTGCGAGAGCGGCTGCGCGCCGAAGGCGACGCCGCTCTACGTCGCGGCGGGGCAGAGGGCGTCGTTCGAGGCGCCGAAGGCCGGCGCGCCCGCGTTCTCCGAGTACGTCTCCGACCCGGCCAAGCCGGTGCCGTTCCGCGGGCGTCCGTATCCGGTTTCCAGCTACGAGAACAACACGGCCTGGCGCACGTGGCTCGTGACGGACCAGCGCGAGGTCGCGACCCGGCCCGACGTCCTCGTCTTCGAGACGGAGGTCCTGACGGCGCCCGTCAAGATCGCCGGCGAGCCCGTCGCGAACCTCGTCGCCTCGACGAGCGGGTCTGACTCAGACTGGGTCGTGAAGCTCATCGACGTCTACCCGCCCGAGGTGCCGCTGCAGCCGGCGATGGGCGGCTACCAGCTGCCGGTCGCGATGGACGTCTTCCGCGGGCGCTACCGCGAGAGCTTCGAGACGCCGAAGGCGCTCGAGAGCGGCAAGCCGCTCGCGTACAGGTTCGCGCTCCCGAACGCGAACCACGTGTTCAAGAAGGGGCACCGCATCATGGTCCAGGTGCAGTCCACGTGGTTCCCGCTCTACGACCGCAACCCGCAGACGTTCGTCCCGAGCATCTTCTGGGCGAAGCCGGCCGACTTCGTAAAGGCGACGCAGCGCATCTACCACGCGCCGGGACAGGCGAGCTTCGTCGAGCTTCCGCTCGTGACGGCGCCCTGA
- the egtB gene encoding ergothioneine biosynthesis protein EgtB: protein MSGREHGSAPRPAADLSALSRWRAARAGTRRFFDETLTPGAYRARPIALRHPFVFYEGHLAAFAVIKLLREALGRPPLDAVLETLFERGIDPPAEGGAAPAVGWPAREAVLAYVGRADAAVAEALASGSGEEHRDAVFTVLEHELMHQETLRYMLHRLPYAEKRAPAGAPAHEAASHADHAEAVRVPAGVATLGAGRDEIPFGWDNEFPRTSRMVPAFTIDPLPVTNGEFLEFVEAGGYSDSSFWREGDAEWLLEQGVSHPPFWRRQGGVWFWVGQFGLVPLPPAWPVWVSHAEASAFACWRKRRLPTEAEYHRAAFGTPDGPDRAFPWGDAAPAPEHGNFGGDRDDPVTAGSRPGGASAWGVHELVGNGWEWTSTPFAPFEGFAPMATYPRYSADFFDGRHYVLKGASPATPAPLVRRTFRNWFQARYPHVYAKFRCVHP from the coding sequence ATGAGCGGGCGGGAACATGGCTCCGCGCCCCGGCCCGCGGCGGACCTCTCCGCCCTTTCCCGGTGGCGCGCGGCACGGGCCGGGACGCGGCGGTTCTTCGACGAGACGCTGACTCCGGGCGCGTATCGGGCGCGCCCGATCGCGCTCCGCCACCCGTTCGTCTTCTACGAGGGGCATCTCGCCGCCTTCGCCGTGATCAAGCTTCTCCGGGAAGCGCTCGGTCGTCCGCCGCTCGACGCCGTACTCGAAACGCTCTTCGAGCGCGGCATCGACCCGCCGGCAGAGGGCGGCGCCGCGCCGGCGGTCGGGTGGCCCGCGCGCGAGGCGGTGCTCGCGTACGTCGGGCGCGCGGACGCGGCCGTCGCGGAAGCACTCGCGTCCGGGAGCGGCGAGGAGCACCGCGACGCCGTCTTCACCGTGCTCGAGCACGAGCTCATGCACCAGGAGACGCTGCGGTACATGCTCCATCGGCTGCCGTACGCGGAGAAGCGCGCTCCCGCGGGCGCGCCAGCTCACGAGGCGGCGAGCCACGCAGACCACGCGGAAGCGGTGCGCGTCCCCGCGGGCGTCGCGACGCTCGGCGCCGGGAGGGACGAGATCCCCTTCGGGTGGGACAACGAATTTCCGCGAACGAGCCGGATGGTTCCGGCCTTCACGATCGACCCTCTGCCCGTGACGAACGGGGAGTTCCTCGAGTTCGTCGAGGCCGGCGGCTATTCGGATTCCTCCTTCTGGCGGGAGGGGGATGCCGAGTGGCTCCTCGAGCAGGGTGTCTCGCATCCGCCCTTCTGGCGACGGCAGGGCGGCGTCTGGTTCTGGGTCGGGCAGTTCGGTCTCGTCCCGCTGCCGCCCGCCTGGCCCGTCTGGGTGAGCCACGCCGAAGCGTCGGCCTTCGCGTGCTGGAGGAAGCGGCGCCTTCCGACCGAGGCCGAGTACCATCGCGCCGCATTCGGAACGCCGGACGGGCCGGATCGCGCGTTCCCGTGGGGCGACGCGGCGCCCGCGCCGGAGCACGGAAACTTCGGCGGCGACCGCGACGATCCGGTGACCGCCGGGTCCCGGCCCGGGGGGGCGAGCGCGTGGGGCGTGCACGAGCTCGTCGGGAACGGCTGGGAGTGGACGTCGACGCCGTTCGCGCCGTTCGAGGGCTTCGCGCCGATGGCGACGTATCCGCGCTACTCCGCGGACTTCTTCGACGGCCGCCACTACGTCCTCAAGGGTGCGTCCCCGGCGACGCCCGCGCCGCTCGTCCGGCGGACGTTCCGCAACTGGTTCCAGGCGCGCTATCCCCACGTCTACGCGAAGTTCCGGTGCGTGCACCCGTGA
- the egtD gene encoding L-histidine N(alpha)-methyltransferase, which yields MRAPVSLAADVKAGFAKTPRSLPPKYFYDELGSRLFDAICRLPWYRITAAETRLLRRAAPAVARALRGPVRAVELGSGSGEKLAVVVQALRSGRKQPDVHVVDLSAAAVSASLARLAKIPGVTATGHRAAYERGLADATAARRGAGACLVLFLGSNIGNFDPPDAARLLAVVRRRLRPGDALLLGTDLVKPARDLLAAYDDPLGVTAAFNRNVLVRLNRELGADFDVPAWCHHAVWNARARRVEMHLVSLVRQRVTIPRASFAAVFEAGEAIHTESSHKYRPADVDRLVAGAGFRRERRWIDRSAKFALTLCRAEEET from the coding sequence GTGCGTGCACCCGTGAGCCTTGCCGCCGACGTGAAGGCCGGGTTCGCGAAGACGCCGCGCTCCCTGCCGCCGAAGTACTTCTACGACGAGCTCGGATCCCGCCTCTTCGACGCCATCTGCCGGCTGCCGTGGTATCGGATCACGGCGGCCGAGACGCGGCTTCTCCGGCGAGCGGCGCCGGCCGTCGCGCGCGCCCTGCGCGGACCCGTCCGAGCCGTCGAGCTGGGCTCGGGCAGCGGCGAGAAGCTCGCCGTCGTCGTTCAGGCCCTCCGCTCCGGGCGGAAGCAGCCGGACGTCCACGTCGTCGACCTCTCGGCCGCGGCTGTGTCCGCGTCGCTCGCGCGCCTCGCGAAGATCCCGGGCGTGACGGCGACGGGTCACCGTGCGGCGTACGAGCGCGGCCTCGCGGATGCGACGGCGGCGCGGCGCGGGGCGGGTGCGTGCCTCGTCCTCTTCCTCGGCTCGAACATCGGGAACTTCGATCCCCCGGACGCGGCGCGGCTGCTTGCCGTCGTGCGTCGCCGCCTGCGCCCCGGCGACGCGCTCCTCCTCGGGACCGACCTCGTGAAGCCCGCGCGGGATCTCCTCGCGGCCTACGACGACCCGCTCGGCGTGACCGCGGCGTTCAACCGGAACGTTCTCGTCCGCCTGAACCGCGAGCTTGGCGCCGACTTCGACGTCCCGGCGTGGTGCCATCACGCGGTCTGGAACGCGCGGGCGCGCCGCGTCGAGATGCACCTCGTGAGCCTCGTACGGCAGCGCGTGACGATCCCGCGAGCCTCCTTCGCGGCCGTTTTCGAGGCCGGCGAGGCGATCCACACGGAGAGCTCGCACAAGTACCGGCCGGCCGACGTCGACCGGCTCGTCGCGGGAGCCGGCTTCCGCCGCGAGCGCCGCTGGATCGACCGGTCCGCGAAGTTCGCCCTGACCCTGTGCCGCGCGGAGGAGGAAACATGA
- a CDS encoding UBP-type zinc finger domain-containing protein translates to MKLPGACAHIAKLEKIFPAQKLECEECVKIGSTWVHLRTCQTCGGTRCCDSSPNRHASKHAKSSGHPVISSAEPGESWLYCYPDDDTAEY, encoded by the coding sequence ATGAAGCTGCCCGGCGCCTGCGCCCACATCGCGAAGCTCGAAAAGATCTTCCCCGCGCAGAAACTCGAGTGCGAGGAATGCGTGAAGATCGGCTCAACGTGGGTTCACCTGAGGACCTGCCAGACGTGCGGCGGCACGCGCTGCTGCGACTCGTCGCCGAATCGCCATGCGAGCAAGCACGCAAAGAGCTCCGGCCACCCGGTGATCTCCTCCGCCGAGCCCGGCGAGAGCTGGCTCTACTGCTATCCGGACGACGACACCGCCGAGTACTGA
- a CDS encoding SPFH/Band 7/PHB domain protein — protein sequence MPTPASFLLGLVVFFALIVLLKSVQVVPQKQVKLIERLGKFHKKAEAGLNVILPFFDSVRATIDLREQITQIEPQSVITRDNVTMEVDAVIYYVVADPIRATYEVQNLKWGIDQLTLSGLRNVIGALDLDHTLTSRDTINTQLRAALDAATQQWGVKVMRVELKNIDPPQEIKLTMEKQMTAERARRATVTQAEGEKSSAILRAEGQKQSQIVSAEGQKESAILAAEGQAQARLRVATAEAQAIEVVAKAIGATGNPAQYLIAQRYLESLTQIAAGSQKIVFMPFEAAGVMGSIGSMKELFDATSAGGRPAAPPPPPR from the coding sequence ATGCCGACACCCGCCTCGTTTCTCCTCGGCCTCGTCGTCTTCTTCGCGCTCATCGTCCTGCTCAAGTCGGTCCAGGTCGTGCCGCAGAAGCAGGTGAAGCTCATCGAGCGCCTCGGCAAGTTTCACAAGAAGGCCGAGGCGGGGCTGAACGTCATCCTCCCGTTCTTCGACTCCGTGCGCGCGACGATCGACCTCCGCGAGCAGATCACGCAGATCGAGCCGCAGTCCGTCATCACGCGCGACAACGTGACGATGGAGGTCGACGCGGTCATCTATTACGTGGTCGCCGACCCCATCCGCGCGACGTACGAAGTCCAGAACCTCAAGTGGGGCATCGACCAGCTCACGCTCTCCGGCCTGCGCAACGTGATCGGCGCGCTCGACCTCGACCATACGCTGACCTCGCGCGACACGATCAACACGCAGCTGCGGGCCGCGCTCGACGCCGCGACCCAGCAGTGGGGCGTCAAGGTCATGCGCGTCGAGCTGAAGAACATCGACCCGCCCCAGGAGATCAAGCTCACGATGGAGAAGCAGATGACCGCCGAGCGCGCACGCCGCGCGACGGTCACGCAGGCCGAGGGCGAGAAGTCGTCCGCGATCCTCAGAGCCGAAGGGCAGAAGCAGTCGCAGATCGTGAGCGCCGAGGGCCAGAAGGAGTCCGCGATCCTCGCGGCCGAGGGGCAGGCGCAGGCCCGCCTGCGCGTCGCGACGGCCGAGGCGCAGGCGATCGAGGTCGTCGCGAAGGCGATCGGCGCGACCGGCAACCCCGCGCAGTACCTGATCGCACAACGCTACCTGGAGTCCCTCACGCAGATCGCCGCGGGATCGCAGAAGATCGTCTTCATGCCGTTCGAGGCCGCGGGCGTCATGGGTTCGATCGGGAGCATGAAGGAGCTCTTCGACGCCACGTCGGCCGGCGGCCGCCCGGCCGCGCCACCTCCGCCGCCGCGCTGA